The Pseudomonas baetica genome includes a region encoding these proteins:
- a CDS encoding LutB/LldF family L-lactate oxidation iron-sulfur protein, with amino-acid sequence MSTSTIIPTVAVEEDFRTRAHNALGDPQLRNNFRTAMGSLMTKRAAAFSDAHEREHLRALGNSIRARALSKLPDLLEQLEQNLTRNGVTVHWAETVDEANGIVLSIIRAHEARQVIKGKSMVSEEMEMNHFLEAQGVECLESDMGEYIVQLDHEKPSHIIMPAIHKNAGQVASLFHDKLGVEYTKDVDQLIQIGRRVLRQKFFEADIGVSGVNFAVAETGTLLLVENEGNGRMTTTVPPVHIAVTGIEKVVENLRDVVPLLSLLTRSALGIPITTYVNMISGPRKEHELDGPQEVHLVLLDNGRSQAFADSELRQTLNCIRCGACMNHCPVYTRVGGHAYGEVYPGPIGKIITPHMVGLAKVPDHPSASSLCGACGEVCPVKIPIPALLRRLREENVKAPDSPHQVMRGQGSKYSRKERFIWNAWAKLNSSPTLYRLFGFFATRLRALTPSNVGPWTQNHSAPKPAARSLHDMAREHLAKQGDR; translated from the coding sequence ATGAGCACCTCGACGATTATTCCTACGGTTGCCGTAGAAGAAGATTTCCGCACCCGGGCGCACAACGCCTTGGGTGACCCGCAGTTACGGAACAACTTCCGCACTGCAATGGGTTCACTGATGACCAAGCGGGCAGCGGCTTTCAGCGATGCCCACGAAAGAGAACACTTGCGTGCTCTGGGCAATTCGATCAGAGCGCGCGCGCTCTCCAAGTTGCCCGACCTGCTCGAGCAACTGGAACAGAACCTGACCCGCAACGGTGTGACAGTGCACTGGGCGGAAACGGTGGACGAAGCCAATGGCATCGTCTTATCGATCATCCGGGCTCACGAGGCGCGGCAAGTGATCAAGGGCAAATCGATGGTCAGCGAAGAGATGGAGATGAACCATTTCCTCGAGGCTCAAGGTGTTGAATGCCTGGAGTCCGACATGGGGGAATACATCGTCCAGCTCGACCACGAGAAGCCTTCACACATCATTATGCCGGCGATCCACAAGAATGCCGGTCAGGTCGCGTCCTTGTTCCACGACAAACTTGGCGTGGAGTACACCAAGGACGTTGACCAACTCATTCAGATCGGTCGCAGAGTCCTGCGGCAGAAATTCTTCGAAGCGGACATCGGCGTCTCCGGTGTCAACTTCGCCGTGGCCGAAACCGGCACCCTGTTGCTGGTGGAAAACGAAGGCAACGGCCGCATGACCACCACTGTGCCGCCGGTACACATCGCCGTCACCGGCATCGAAAAAGTCGTGGAAAACCTGCGTGACGTGGTGCCACTGCTGTCGCTGCTGACCCGCTCGGCACTGGGCATTCCAATCACCACCTACGTCAACATGATCTCCGGCCCGCGCAAGGAACATGAACTCGACGGCCCGCAGGAAGTGCACCTGGTACTCCTCGACAACGGTCGCAGCCAGGCCTTCGCCGACAGCGAATTGCGCCAGACCCTGAACTGCATTCGCTGTGGCGCCTGTATGAACCATTGCCCGGTCTACACCCGTGTCGGTGGCCATGCCTATGGCGAGGTTTACCCGGGGCCGATCGGCAAAATCATCACCCCGCACATGGTCGGCCTGGCGAAAGTCCCCGACCACCCAAGCGCTTCTTCGCTGTGCGGTGCCTGCGGTGAAGTGTGTCCGGTAAAAATTCCTATCCCTGCTTTACTGCGTCGCCTACGCGAAGAGAACGTCAAAGCGCCGGACAGCCCCCATCAAGTGATGCGCGGCCAGGGCAGCAAGTATTCGCGCAAGGAACGCTTCATCTGGAACGCCTGGGCGAAGCTCAACAGCTCGCCGACCTTGTATCGACTGTTCGGCTTCTTCGCCACGCGCCTGCGTGCGCTCACTCCAAGCAACGTCGGCCCATGGACGCAGAACCACAGCGCGCCGAAACCCGCCGCCCGCTCACTGCATGACATGGCCCGCGAGCATCTGGCCAAACAGGGAGACCGCTGA
- a CDS encoding sodium-dependent transporter, with translation MSTDKVSVHGSWASRWVFILAATGSAVGLGSIWKFPYMVGVYGGGAFVLMFLACIALIGIPVMLAETLIGRRARQSPANALKVLALEAGHSAKWSWGAFAGMITALLILSFYSVVGGWSLDYIVDMGRGDFQGATADQVGAYFGNVIADPWRLTLWHTVFMLLSALVIAKGVVAGLERSLRIMMPLLFVMVLVLLGYSMTTGHFMEGVHFMFDFHPEKVLDGLLPAMGHAFFSLSVGVGSIMIYGAYMPKNASLSGTVVGVALLDTFVSLVAGLALFPIVFAGGLNPSEGPGLMFVSLPFAFGNVAFGQLMGVVFFVLVAIAAWSSAISLLEPMVAYLVERTKVSRAWVTFWLAFICWFVGLGTVFSFNIWKEAKFFVNEGGMFHLYQWGAASGLDFFGVIDFFTSRIMLPLGGLCFVLFAGWVMGREAVRDELSIRHPALFALSLFLMRYVAPIGIVVVFAAQLWK, from the coding sequence ATGTCGACAGACAAGGTTTCTGTCCACGGCAGTTGGGCTAGCCGCTGGGTATTCATACTCGCCGCGACCGGTTCGGCCGTGGGACTGGGTAGTATCTGGAAGTTCCCCTACATGGTCGGGGTGTACGGCGGCGGCGCCTTTGTGCTGATGTTTCTGGCGTGTATCGCTTTGATCGGCATTCCCGTCATGCTCGCTGAAACCCTGATCGGCCGACGCGCCCGGCAGAGTCCGGCCAACGCCTTGAAGGTGCTGGCGCTGGAAGCCGGGCACTCGGCCAAGTGGTCGTGGGGCGCCTTTGCCGGGATGATTACGGCGCTGCTGATCCTGTCTTTCTATAGTGTGGTGGGCGGCTGGTCGCTGGATTACATCGTCGATATGGGCCGCGGCGACTTCCAGGGGGCCACGGCCGATCAGGTTGGCGCCTACTTCGGCAATGTCATTGCCGATCCGTGGCGTCTGACACTTTGGCACACAGTTTTCATGCTGCTGTCGGCGCTGGTGATCGCCAAAGGCGTGGTTGCCGGCCTGGAACGCAGCCTGCGCATCATGATGCCGCTGCTGTTCGTGATGGTGCTGGTGCTGCTGGGTTACAGCATGACCACCGGGCACTTCATGGAGGGCGTGCATTTCATGTTCGATTTCCACCCGGAAAAAGTCCTCGACGGTCTGCTGCCAGCGATGGGGCATGCTTTCTTTTCGCTGAGCGTCGGCGTGGGCTCGATCATGATCTACGGTGCTTACATGCCGAAGAACGCGTCGTTGTCCGGCACGGTGGTGGGCGTAGCGCTGCTGGATACCTTCGTATCGCTGGTCGCTGGTCTGGCTTTGTTTCCGATTGTGTTTGCCGGCGGTCTGAATCCTAGCGAAGGGCCTGGCCTGATGTTCGTCAGTCTGCCATTCGCTTTCGGTAACGTGGCTTTCGGTCAACTGATGGGAGTGGTCTTCTTCGTTCTGGTGGCGATTGCTGCCTGGAGTTCGGCGATTTCCCTCTTGGAGCCGATGGTGGCTTATCTGGTTGAGCGCACCAAAGTCAGCCGCGCCTGGGTGACGTTCTGGCTGGCATTCATTTGCTGGTTCGTCGGTTTGGGTACGGTGTTCTCCTTCAATATCTGGAAGGAAGCCAAATTTTTCGTGAACGAAGGCGGGATGTTCCATCTCTATCAATGGGGTGCGGCGAGCGGTCTGGACTTCTTCGGCGTGATCGATTTCTTCACCTCGCGGATCATGTTGCCGCTGGGTGGACTGTGTTTCGTACTGTTTGCCGGATGGGTGATGGGGCGTGAAGCGGTGCGTGATGAGCTGTCGATCCGACATCCGGCGCTGTTTGCCCTGTCTTTGTTCTTGATGCGCTACGTGGCGCCTATCGGCATTGTTGTAGTGTTTGCCGCTCAGCTCTGGAAGTAA
- the fur gene encoding ferric iron uptake transcriptional regulator — translation MVENSELRKAGLKVTLPRVKILQMLDSTEQRHMSAEDVYKALMEAGEDVGLATVYRVLTQFEAAGLVVRHNFDGGHAVFELADGGHHDHMVNVESGEVIEFFDEEIEKLQKTIVEKHGFEMVDHNLVLYVRKKK, via the coding sequence ATGGTTGAAAATAGCGAACTACGCAAAGCCGGCCTCAAAGTGACCCTGCCACGGGTCAAGATCCTGCAAATGCTCGACTCCACCGAGCAGCGTCACATGAGTGCCGAGGACGTCTATAAGGCGTTGATGGAAGCTGGCGAGGACGTCGGTCTGGCCACGGTTTACCGTGTTCTGACCCAGTTCGAAGCGGCTGGCCTCGTGGTCCGTCACAATTTCGACGGTGGCCACGCGGTATTCGAATTGGCCGATGGTGGTCACCACGACCACATGGTCAACGTGGAGTCGGGCGAAGTCATTGAGTTCTTCGACGAAGAAATCGAAAAGCTTCAAAAAACGATCGTCGAGAAGCATGGCTTCGAGATGGTTGATCACAATCTGGTGCTGTACGTCCGCAAGAAAAAGTAA
- the grpE gene encoding nucleotide exchange factor GrpE, which translates to MADEQTVDKQNPEANQAPEGSGDDLATRVQVLEEQLAAAQDQSLRVAADLQNVRRRAEQDVEKAHKFALEKFASDLLPIVDSLERGLELSNPDDESIRPMREGIELTLKMFHDTLKRYQLEAIDPHGEPFNAVQHQAMAMQESADVEPNSVLKVFQKGYQLNGRLLRPAMVVVSKAPAPVSPSIDEKA; encoded by the coding sequence ATGGCTGACGAACAGACAGTAGATAAGCAAAACCCAGAAGCCAATCAGGCGCCCGAGGGTTCGGGTGACGACCTGGCGACCCGTGTACAAGTGCTCGAAGAGCAATTGGCCGCCGCGCAGGATCAGTCTCTGCGAGTCGCTGCCGATCTGCAGAACGTCCGTCGTCGTGCCGAGCAGGACGTGGAGAAGGCGCACAAGTTTGCGCTGGAAAAATTCGCCAGCGACCTGCTGCCGATCGTCGACAGCCTGGAGCGCGGCCTCGAGCTGTCGAACCCGGACGACGAAAGCATCCGTCCGATGCGCGAAGGCATCGAGCTGACCCTGAAAATGTTCCACGACACCCTCAAGCGTTACCAGCTTGAAGCGATCGATCCGCATGGCGAACCGTTCAACGCCGTTCAGCATCAGGCAATGGCCATGCAGGAAAGCGCAGACGTAGAACCGAACAGTGTTCTCAAGGTGTTCCAGAAAGGCTACCAGCTCAATGGCCGTCTGCTGCGTCCGGCGATGGTCGTGGTCAGCAAGGCGCCTGCGCCAGTTTCGCCTTCGATTGACGAGAAGGCTTGA
- a CDS encoding RnfH family protein — translation MVKAVIEIEVVYAAVDRQVLRTVCVPEGSTVREALLKSGIGDEFPRLDLAGCPLGIFGKVIADPQVRLIQAGDRIEIYRPLLADPKEVRRLRAAKAAEAKARNQ, via the coding sequence ATGGTTAAGGCTGTGATCGAGATAGAGGTCGTGTATGCGGCCGTTGATCGTCAGGTCTTGCGCACGGTTTGTGTCCCCGAAGGATCTACCGTGCGTGAGGCGTTGCTCAAGTCAGGGATTGGCGACGAGTTTCCTCGGCTGGATCTGGCTGGGTGCCCGCTGGGGATCTTCGGCAAAGTGATTGCCGATCCTCAGGTTCGCCTGATTCAGGCGGGGGATCGCATCGAAATTTATCGCCCGTTGCTCGCCGATCCAAAGGAAGTGCGGCGCTTGCGTGCCGCCAAGGCTGCCGAGGCGAAAGCTCGAAATCAGTGA
- a CDS encoding outer membrane protein assembly factor BamE, with protein sequence MQNTKLLLTSFTFVGLLALAGCSFPGVYKIDIQQGNVVTQDMIDQLRPGMTRPQVRFIMGNPLLADTFHADRWDYLYSLQPGGGERQQERISVIFNSNDQLVSLSGDFMPGVSRDEAILGKDSGTTVTAPAENAEKPQPEKPAKPGSLLDQIQKDVDGVETVPVPTPEPLDTSPQ encoded by the coding sequence ATGCAAAACACCAAGCTCTTGCTAACCAGTTTCACCTTTGTGGGACTGCTCGCACTCGCCGGTTGTTCATTCCCCGGGGTTTACAAAATCGACATCCAGCAGGGCAATGTCGTCACGCAGGACATGATAGACCAGTTACGCCCGGGAATGACCCGGCCGCAAGTACGGTTTATCATGGGCAATCCCCTGCTTGCCGACACGTTCCATGCCGATCGCTGGGATTATCTGTACAGCCTGCAACCGGGTGGCGGTGAACGCCAACAGGAACGCATCAGCGTTATTTTCAACTCAAACGACCAGCTTGTCAGCCTGTCCGGTGACTTTATGCCGGGCGTCAGCCGTGACGAAGCCATTCTCGGCAAGGACAGTGGCACGACCGTGACCGCTCCTGCTGAAAACGCCGAGAAGCCACAGCCGGAAAAACCGGCCAAGCCAGGTTCCTTGCTGGATCAGATCCAGAAGGACGTCGATGGTGTAGAAACCGTTCCGGTTCCGACGCCAGAGCCGCTGGACACCTCGCCGCAATAA
- the recN gene encoding DNA repair protein RecN: MLVHLSVHNYAIVEHLDLELDRGMSVITGETGAGKSIMLDALGLTLGDRADSGVVRPGADKADILATFDLVDIPEASAWLAERDLDIDGPCILRRIITSEGRSRGYINGTPCPLGDLKSLGELLIDIHSQHEHQSLLKTDTHRRLLDEYAGATDLARQVQLAAQRWRQTRQELERLSNSGDEQRARHQLLSYQLEELENLGLGDNELEQLEQEHKNLTNAETLLGICRQVVEQCSESDSGNVLNALTASLNRLSSVNNSVGALGEASSLLTSAQIQVEEAVGELNRFLDNFDADPARLQYLEERLDAIYTLARKHRIQPTEVSEMQQKLLDEIETLNANDESIERLGEELAAYARHYQEKARELSDLRHQAAGILASAVEQEIQRLGMPGGRFIIELKANSSDELLPNGLEQVELLVSANPGQPMKALAKVASGGELSRISLAIQVITAQTSRVPTLVFDEVDVGIGGPTAEIVGQLLRRLGERGQVLTVTHLPQVAAQGHQHLFVHKVRGTEATHTAVSKLSKNDRIEEVARMLGGIDLTKESLAHAKKMVVTAKV, encoded by the coding sequence ATGCTGGTGCACCTGTCCGTACACAACTACGCCATCGTTGAACATCTCGATCTCGAACTTGATCGCGGGATGAGCGTGATCACAGGGGAAACCGGCGCAGGCAAGTCGATCATGCTCGACGCCCTGGGCCTGACCCTTGGCGATCGCGCCGACAGCGGTGTGGTTCGCCCGGGCGCCGACAAGGCCGATATCCTGGCGACTTTCGATCTGGTCGATATCCCCGAGGCCAGCGCCTGGCTGGCCGAGCGCGATCTGGACATCGACGGTCCGTGCATCCTGCGTCGGATCATCACGTCTGAAGGACGCTCTCGCGGCTATATCAACGGTACTCCCTGCCCGCTTGGCGACCTCAAGTCCCTCGGCGAACTGCTGATTGATATTCATAGCCAGCATGAACACCAGTCTCTGCTGAAGACCGACACCCATCGTCGCCTGCTGGACGAATACGCGGGCGCGACCGATCTCGCCCGTCAAGTGCAATTGGCCGCACAGCGCTGGCGCCAGACCCGCCAGGAGCTGGAGCGCCTCTCCAACTCCGGCGACGAACAACGCGCGCGCCATCAATTGCTCAGCTACCAGCTCGAAGAACTGGAAAACCTCGGCCTCGGTGATAACGAGCTCGAACAGCTGGAACAGGAACACAAAAACCTGACCAATGCCGAAACCCTGCTTGGCATATGCCGACAAGTCGTCGAACAGTGCAGCGAAAGTGATTCCGGCAATGTGCTGAACGCACTGACTGCCAGCCTTAACCGCCTGTCGAGCGTGAACAATTCGGTTGGCGCCCTGGGCGAAGCCAGCAGTTTGCTGACCAGCGCGCAGATCCAGGTCGAAGAAGCGGTCGGCGAACTCAATCGCTTTCTTGATAACTTCGATGCCGATCCGGCGCGCCTGCAATATCTGGAAGAGCGCCTCGACGCTATTTATACGTTGGCACGCAAGCACCGTATCCAGCCGACCGAAGTCAGTGAAATGCAGCAAAAGCTGCTGGATGAGATCGAAACCCTCAACGCCAATGACGAATCCATCGAGCGCCTGGGCGAAGAACTGGCCGCGTATGCCCGCCACTATCAGGAAAAGGCACGGGAGCTCAGCGATCTGCGGCATCAGGCTGCCGGCATCCTGGCCAGTGCAGTGGAGCAGGAAATTCAGCGCCTGGGCATGCCTGGCGGTCGATTCATCATTGAACTGAAAGCCAACAGCAGCGACGAACTCTTGCCTAACGGGCTCGAACAGGTCGAACTGCTGGTTAGCGCCAACCCCGGCCAGCCGATGAAGGCGCTGGCGAAAGTGGCGTCCGGCGGTGAGCTGTCGCGGATTAGCCTGGCGATTCAGGTCATCACCGCACAGACCTCTCGCGTTCCAACACTGGTGTTCGACGAAGTCGACGTGGGCATTGGCGGCCCGACCGCTGAAATTGTCGGGCAGCTGTTGCGCCGGCTCGGTGAGCGCGGGCAGGTATTGACGGTGACACACTTGCCGCAAGTGGCGGCGCAGGGTCATCAGCATCTCTTCGTGCACAAAGTGCGCGGTACAGAAGCGACGCACACCGCTGTCTCCAAGCTAAGCAAAAACGACCGTATAGAAGAAGTAGCGCGGATGCTCGGCGGTATCGATCTGACCAAAGAGTCCTTGGCTCACGCCAAGAAGATGGTTGTCACCGCGAAAGTTTAG
- a CDS encoding type II toxin-antitoxin system RatA family toxin, with translation MTTHIQRSALLPYPAQFLYDLVNDVARYPEFLPWCSSAEVLESSPEHMRASVGVAKGGLSQHFVTRNTLVPGQSIEMNLEEGPFNQLHGVWVFKVLNEKACKISLDLSFDYAGPLVRATLGPLFNQAANTLVDAFCQRAKQMHG, from the coding sequence ATGACGACACATATTCAACGATCTGCTTTGCTGCCTTACCCGGCCCAGTTCCTTTATGACCTGGTCAACGACGTGGCGCGTTACCCGGAATTCTTGCCGTGGTGTTCGTCTGCCGAGGTGCTGGAAAGCTCGCCAGAGCATATGCGCGCCAGTGTTGGCGTGGCGAAGGGCGGCCTCAGTCAGCATTTCGTCACGCGCAATACGTTGGTGCCGGGGCAGTCGATCGAGATGAACCTCGAAGAAGGCCCGTTCAATCAGTTGCATGGCGTCTGGGTGTTCAAGGTGTTGAACGAGAAGGCCTGCAAGATCAGTCTGGATCTGTCGTTCGACTATGCCGGTCCGTTGGTGCGAGCCACCTTGGGGCCGCTGTTCAATCAGGCGGCGAATACGCTGGTGGATGCATTCTGCCAGCGCGCCAAGCAGATGCATGGTTAA
- a CDS encoding lactate permease LctP family transporter produces MQTWQQLYSPLGSLGVSALAAVIPIVFFFLALAVFRLKGHVAGSITLALSIAVAIFAFQMPVDMAFAAAGYGFAYGLWPIAWIIVAAVFLYKLTVKSGQFEVIRSSVLSITDDQRLQVLLIGFCFGAFLEGAAGFGAPVAITAALLVGLGFNPLYAAGLCLIANTAPVAFGALGIPIIVAGQVTGIDAFKIGAMTGRQLPLLSLFVPFWLVFMMDGMRGVRETWPAALVAGLSFAITQYFTSNFIGPELPDITSALASLISLTLFLKVWQPKRTAGAQIAGATSSAAITGSVGGFGQKRATAVSPYSLWEIFIAWSPFLILTVLVTIWTLKPFKAMFAAGGSMYAWVFNFAIPHLDQLVIKTAPIVAAPTAIPAVFKLDPISATGTAIFFSALISMLVLKINFKIGLTTLKETFYELRWPILSIGMVLAFAFVTNYSGMSSTMALVLAGTGAAFPFFSPFLGWLGVFLTGSDTSSNALFSSLQATTAHQIGVNNTLLVAANTSGGVTGKMISPQSIAVACAATGLVGKESDLFRFTLKHSLFFATIVGLITLAQAYWLTGMLVH; encoded by the coding sequence ATGCAAACCTGGCAACAGCTCTACAGCCCGCTCGGCAGTCTCGGCGTCTCCGCACTCGCGGCCGTCATCCCCATCGTTTTCTTCTTCCTCGCTCTGGCGGTGTTTCGCCTCAAAGGCCATGTGGCCGGCAGCATCACGCTGGCCCTGTCCATCGCCGTGGCGATCTTCGCGTTCCAGATGCCGGTCGATATGGCTTTCGCCGCTGCTGGTTATGGCTTCGCCTACGGTCTGTGGCCGATTGCCTGGATCATTGTCGCGGCGGTATTCCTCTACAAACTGACGGTCAAAAGCGGTCAGTTCGAGGTCATTCGCAGCTCGGTGCTATCGATCACCGACGACCAGCGCTTGCAGGTATTGCTGATCGGCTTTTGCTTCGGTGCGTTTCTGGAAGGTGCCGCCGGCTTCGGCGCCCCGGTGGCGATTACCGCCGCCCTTCTTGTCGGACTGGGCTTCAATCCGCTGTACGCCGCAGGCCTGTGTCTGATCGCCAACACCGCGCCGGTAGCCTTCGGCGCACTGGGGATTCCGATCATCGTTGCGGGCCAGGTCACTGGCATCGACGCCTTCAAGATCGGCGCCATGACCGGCCGTCAGCTGCCACTGCTGTCGCTGTTCGTGCCGTTCTGGCTGGTGTTCATGATGGACGGCATGCGCGGTGTACGTGAAACCTGGCCGGCCGCACTGGTCGCGGGCCTGAGCTTTGCCATCACTCAATACTTCACCTCGAACTTCATCGGCCCGGAACTGCCGGACATCACCTCGGCCCTGGCCAGCCTGATTTCCCTGACGCTGTTCCTCAAAGTCTGGCAGCCGAAACGTACCGCAGGCGCGCAAATCGCCGGCGCCACTTCCAGCGCCGCCATCACCGGCAGCGTTGGCGGTTTCGGCCAGAAGCGCGCCACCGCGGTTTCCCCTTACAGCCTCTGGGAGATTTTCATCGCCTGGTCGCCGTTCCTGATCCTCACCGTGCTGGTGACGATCTGGACGCTGAAGCCTTTCAAAGCCATGTTCGCCGCTGGTGGCTCGATGTACGCGTGGGTGTTCAACTTCGCGATTCCGCACCTTGATCAACTGGTGATCAAAACCGCACCGATCGTGGCCGCGCCAACCGCGATCCCGGCCGTGTTCAAACTCGACCCGATTTCCGCGACCGGCACAGCGATCTTCTTCTCCGCGCTGATCTCGATGCTGGTACTGAAGATCAACTTCAAAATTGGTCTTACCACTTTGAAAGAGACCTTCTACGAACTGCGCTGGCCGATCCTGTCGATCGGCATGGTGCTGGCCTTCGCCTTTGTCACCAACTACTCCGGCATGTCTTCGACGATGGCCCTGGTATTGGCCGGTACTGGCGCAGCCTTCCCGTTCTTCTCGCCGTTCCTTGGTTGGCTGGGCGTGTTCCTGACCGGCTCGGACACCTCGTCCAACGCCCTGTTCAGCTCGCTGCAAGCCACTACCGCACATCAGATCGGCGTTAACAACACTCTGCTGGTAGCGGCGAATACCAGCGGCGGCGTGACCGGCAAAATGATCTCGCCACAATCGATCGCCGTGGCCTGCGCCGCGACCGGGCTGGTGGGCAAGGAATCGGATCTGTTCCGCTTCACCCTCAAGCACAGCCTATTCTTTGCAACGATCGTCGGCCTGATCACGCTGGCGCAGGCCTACTGGCTCACCGGCATGCTGGTGCACTAA
- a CDS encoding FCD domain-containing protein — translation MGFDQIRQRRLSDDIVERLEGMILEGTLKSGERLPAERALAEQFGVSRPSLREAIQKLAAKGLLVSRQGGGNYVVESLGSTFSDPLLQLLESNPEAQRDLLEFRHTLEASCAYYAALRATDVDRERLTAAFEELQDCYSRHDDVSRAEEGAADAKFHLAIAEASHNAVLLHTIRGLFDLLKRNVVTNIGGMYKQRTETRDMLITQHRELYLAIIEGRAEQAREVSSRHILYVQEVLEEVRQEVQRMARAERRKGM, via the coding sequence ATGGGGTTTGATCAAATTCGGCAGCGCCGTTTGTCTGACGATATTGTCGAGCGACTTGAGGGGATGATCCTCGAGGGCACGCTGAAGTCCGGTGAGCGTCTGCCGGCCGAGCGCGCGCTGGCCGAGCAATTTGGCGTATCACGTCCGTCGTTGCGTGAGGCGATTCAAAAACTGGCGGCCAAGGGATTGCTGGTCAGTCGCCAGGGCGGCGGCAACTACGTGGTGGAAAGTCTCGGTTCGACGTTCAGCGATCCACTGCTGCAATTGCTGGAAAGCAATCCCGAGGCGCAGCGCGATCTGCTGGAATTTCGCCACACTCTGGAGGCATCGTGTGCCTATTACGCGGCATTGCGCGCCACCGATGTCGATCGCGAGCGGCTGACTGCTGCATTCGAAGAGTTACAGGACTGCTATTCGCGCCATGACGACGTGAGTCGGGCGGAAGAGGGGGCGGCGGATGCGAAGTTTCATCTGGCAATCGCAGAGGCCAGCCATAACGCCGTGCTGCTGCACACCATTCGCGGGTTATTCGATCTGCTCAAGCGTAACGTCGTGACCAACATCGGCGGGATGTACAAGCAGCGCACGGAAACCCGCGACATGTTGATCACCCAGCATCGGGAGTTATACCTGGCGATTATCGAGGGGCGAGCAGAGCAGGCGCGGGAAGTCTCCAGCCGACACATTCTGTATGTGCAGGAAGTGCTGGAAGAAGTGCGGCAGGAGGTTCAGCGCATGGCTCGGGCGGAGCGGCGCAAGGGGATGTGA
- a CDS encoding (Fe-S)-binding protein, producing the protein MSELYYNAVPNATRVAPPLPEPRQYPNEKPSRVYLFGTCVVDLFYPEAGMDAIHLLEREGIKVEYPQGQSCCGQPAYTSGYTEQARTVARSQLALFAGDYPVVVPSGSCAGMLREHYADLFKDEPQTLKQVQALAARTYELAEFLLFVCKVQLKDSGEPVKVALHTSCSARREMNTHLHGRELLAQLSNVERVNHDHESECCGFGGTFSVRMPDISGAMVADKTRALKESGAHKVLSADCGCLMNINGSLEKQQEALRGQHLASFLWQRTGSAQ; encoded by the coding sequence ATGAGCGAGCTTTATTACAACGCCGTGCCGAACGCGACCCGCGTTGCACCGCCACTGCCCGAACCTCGGCAATACCCCAACGAGAAACCGTCGCGGGTCTACCTGTTCGGGACGTGCGTGGTCGACCTGTTCTACCCCGAAGCCGGGATGGACGCGATCCACTTGCTGGAACGCGAAGGGATCAAGGTCGAGTACCCGCAAGGGCAGAGTTGCTGCGGACAACCGGCCTACACCTCGGGTTACACCGAGCAGGCGCGGACCGTGGCGCGCTCGCAACTGGCGCTGTTTGCCGGGGATTATCCGGTGGTGGTGCCTTCGGGTTCCTGCGCGGGGATGTTGCGCGAACACTACGCCGACTTGTTCAAGGACGAGCCGCAAACATTGAAACAGGTCCAGGCCCTCGCGGCCCGCACCTATGAACTGGCCGAATTCCTCTTGTTCGTCTGCAAGGTGCAGCTCAAGGACAGCGGCGAACCGGTGAAAGTGGCGCTGCACACATCGTGTTCGGCACGTCGCGAGATGAACACCCACCTGCACGGCCGCGAGTTGTTGGCGCAGTTGAGCAACGTGGAACGGGTCAATCACGACCACGAAAGCGAATGCTGTGGCTTCGGTGGGACATTCAGCGTCCGTATGCCAGACATTTCCGGCGCGATGGTGGCTGACAAGACCCGGGCGCTGAAGGAATCCGGCGCGCACAAGGTGTTGAGTGCCGACTGCGGCTGTTTGATGAACATCAACGGCTCGCTGGAAAAACAGCAGGAAGCTTTGCGCGGGCAACACTTGGCGAGCTTCCTCTGGCAGCGAACCGGGAGTGCGCAATGA
- the smpB gene encoding SsrA-binding protein SmpB: MAKQKKHPTGTIAQNKKARHDYFIEHKFEAGLVLAGWEVKSLRASKLQLVDSYVLLKDGEAWLLGSHITPLMTASTHVIADPVRTRKLLLNRRELEKLAAAVQQKGYACVCLSWYWSKHMVKCEIALGKGKKEYDKRDTERERDAGRELQRAVRNKGKED, translated from the coding sequence ATGGCTAAACAGAAGAAACACCCAACAGGGACCATCGCGCAGAACAAAAAGGCGCGACACGATTACTTCATCGAGCACAAGTTCGAGGCTGGTCTGGTCCTGGCCGGCTGGGAAGTAAAAAGTCTGCGGGCAAGCAAGCTGCAACTGGTCGACAGTTACGTGCTGCTCAAGGATGGCGAAGCGTGGCTGCTCGGCAGTCACATCACGCCTCTGATGACCGCCAGCACCCACGTCATCGCCGACCCGGTGCGCACGCGCAAATTGCTGCTCAACCGCCGCGAGCTGGAAAAGCTCGCCGCCGCTGTGCAGCAAAAGGGTTACGCCTGCGTATGCCTGTCCTGGTACTGGAGCAAGCACATGGTCAAGTGCGAGATCGCTCTGGGCAAGGGCAAGAAGGAATACGACAAGCGTGACACCGAGCGCGAACGCGATGCCGGTCGTGAGTTGCAACGTGCGGTGCGCAACAAGGGTAAGGAAGATTAA